The DNA sequence GTCGCAAAGAGCAGACGGTCGAACTCTCGTTCGACAACTCGCTGGTCAGCATCGGCGAGTCTGACGGCGAGTCCAACGCCGAGGGAAGCGGTCTGCAGTTCGAAGCGCTGTGCGAACCGCGCCTCCGGCGCGGAAGTACCGTCGTCGTCAACACCGACGCGTACGAGGGTGCCTACGCGCTGAAGAAGTACAAATTCGTCTCGGACACCGAGACCGGAGACCACTACGTCGAAGGCCGACTCGCGCCGCTCGACGTCGAGTACACGATACGATGAACGTAGAGACACTATCCACGATACCCTGTCCGGCCTGTGACGGCGTCGCGCACGCGACGGAAGCAGACCAGTGGGGCATGATCGAAGGCTGGCGGTGCCGTACCTGTCAGGGTCGAATCGCGAACGACGGCGGGCGCCGGACGTTCGACGTTACGACGCTGACACCGGGCACCGAGTTCTGCCTCGAATCGCTGTCCGAGCAGGTCGAGACGGTTACCGGCATCGAGTCCCCGCGCGTGGTTTCCGTGGGCGAATCGGACGGACGCTACCGCGTCGTACCCGGAGGAGGCCGATGAGTGACATCCCGGCGCTCGTTCGCGAGTACGTCACCGAGGAGCTTCGGGGCGTCTACACCGTCTCGATGGTCGTCGTCGAGTCGGTTCAGGAGGAGGCCCGGCGGTGTACGGTGAGCCTCAAGCGCGACGACAACGTCATCGTGGACGATGTTCCCATCGCCTCGGTGTTCGCGTCAACCCGGAAGACGCCGGACGGCGAGAAGAGCTACGGCCAGATAGTCCCCATCCAGCAGGGCGACGAGGGATTCGTCCTCCACACCAAAGAGCCGCTGGAGGACCTGCTCGTCCAGCGCGGCCATCAGGACATCGGCTACACCCAGCGGCAGTTCGCACCGGAGGACGCCGTGTTCTTCCCCTGCGTGTGGAACGAGCAGGACACCCTCCCCGACCACGATTCAGACGAGTATCTGGTCGCACACGCAGACAGCGTCCTTCGAATCAAATCCGACGGCACAGTACGGCTCGCTGACGAGAACGGCCAGCAGTTCACGATAGACCCCGCCGCAAACGAGACGACTATCTCGCATCCCGCGGGGCCGACGCTTCGAGTCGGTGCCGACGGCATCGACGTCGAGGGACAGGTCACTATCGGCGACCCGAACTCGACCACGTCGGTCGCGGTGCAGAACCACACGCACGACGTGACGTTGAGCGACGGCACGACCACGACCACTTCATCGCCGAACGAGACCGGTACAGACACGCAGATATCCTGACGGCACTGCCCGTCCGAAAACAAACATATATGGAATACAACCTTTGGTGAGTCAGATGGCACAATTCGGGAAAACGCTGGCGCTCGAATCGAACGGTGACCTCGAGGTCAACGAACTGAACACGCTCAGTTGGGTTCGCGGCCCCGAAGCCGTGGTACAAGACCTGAAAGTCACGCTGGCGACGAGACAGGGCGAAGACCCGTTCGACCCGGACCACGGACTCGACACGTTCGCCGCAACCGGTACCGCCGAGTCGCGGTTGAAACTCGAGATTGTGCAGACGCTCAACCGCGACGACCGAGTCAACAAAGTCGACGAGGTGAGGATAGACCGCGACCCCGACAGCCGAAAAACGTCCGCGACAGTACAGGTTACGCTCGTGGACGGTAGCCAGCACGTGTTCGAGGTGGCACAATGAGTTACGGAGTCCAGAACGACGGCACGTTCGAGCGAAAGCATATTGACGACGTACAAGATAGTCTGGTGAACAAACTGCAGCAGGAGGCGGGTGAGAACATCGACCTTGCCCAGTCCTCGCCGGTCAAACAACTACTGGACACGGTGGCGCTCGAAGTCGCCGGTCTCTGGGAGGCCGCCGAGGAGAACTACTACGCGAGTTACTACGAGGACGCGTTCGGCACGCAACTCGACAACCTGCTGTCGCTCGCCGGGATGTCGCGCATCCCGCGACGGTCGGCGACCGGCGAGGTCAAATTCTACTCGAACCCCAAGAACAGCACGGACAAGACCATCCCCAAGGGGACCGAGGTGACGACTCCGTCGACCGACCAGGCACCTCCGATTCCTTTCAAGACGGTCGAGGAGGCGACGCTTTCGGGCACGAACAAGGACACGAGCACGTCAGTTCTGGTCCCCATCGAGGCGAAGAAGCCGTGGGAGACCGAGGTAGACGAGGAGTGGCTAGGCGAGAAGACGAACGTCGCGTCCGATACCATCACCGAACTCACGGAACCAATCTCGGGCGTCGACAGGGTGACGAATCCGGAGCCGACCGGCAAGCCCGACAAGTTCGTCGAGGGCCGGGACCGCGAGACCGACGCGGAGTTCAAACTCCGCTACGAGAACACCTTCGCTAAGTCCGGCGACGCGACGATGGACGCCGTCCGGTCGGAGATATTCAACGCGGCCTCGGACATCGAGAACGTTCACATCGAGGAGAACGTCACGATGAACGACAACACCGACTCGGGGGGACTGCCGCCCAAGTCGTTCCGGGCGACGGTCCACGGCGGGACTGCCGACAAAATCGCACAGGCCATCTTCGACTCGCGTCCCGCCGGTATCCGGTCGTACGGCAACGAGTCGGGGACCGCCGAGACGACCGACGGCGTGACGAAGACCGAGCAGTTCCAACGCGCCTCGCAGGTGAACGTCTACGCCGACGTCACCGTCACCACGACGGACACGTTCCCCGGCGACGGAGCGACCCGGATTCGGGACAACATCATCCACTACGTCGGGGGTACCGACAGCAGTGACCTGGCGTTCCCCGGGACGGGTATCGGCGAGGACGTCGTCTACGATCAGGTGTTCGCCGCAATCATGAGCGTGACCGGCATCCGCGAGGTGGACCTGACGCTCGGCACCAGCGACGCTCCCACCGGCACCTCGAACGTGTCGGTCGGACAGACGAAGGTCGCGCGAACCGACGCGAACTGGCTCGACGTGACGGTGAGTTAACATGGACGGGACGCCACGCGAACGTCTCGGACGCAATCTCAAGAGCCCGTACCCCCACGACGAAGGGACCTTCTGGAACGACCTGTTCGACACCCTCGGCGCCGAACTCGAAGACCTCGAAGCGGCCAACACCGAAGTGCTAGACTCGAAGGTCATCGATATCGCCACGGGCGAACAACTCGACAAACTCGGCGAACTGGTCAAGACCAAGCGCAAGAGCGAAGAGTCGGACGAACACTACCGCGCTCGGCTCAAGGTCCAACTTCGGCGGTTCTTGAGCGGGGCGACGCGCGACCAGATAAAGGAGACGGCCGCCATCCTGCTCAACACCGACACCGACCAGATTACCATCGAGGAGGACTTCGCGGTCGAACCCGGCCGATTCGTGGTCCGGGTCTGGCAGAGCGACCTCGACTCGTCCGGCGTGAGCGACACCGAGTTCAGGACGTTCGTCGACCAGGTTCGTAGCGCCGGCGTCCGGACCGTCGAGCAAGTCCGCGGGACGTTCGTCTGCCGGTCCGAGCAGAACTTTCTGGACGGCGTGAACGACCCGGAGAAAGGGTACAGAGACCCGGACGATAGCTACGAGAACGGTACCTACGCCGGAATCATCTGAACATGAGCCAGCACGAACGACGCAACACAACAGCAGACGAACCGACCGAGGCGGCTACCGACGAATCCACCCCGGTAGCGGCCGACGAACCGACCACCGACGAACCGACGGCGGACGACGCCAAGTCGTTCGACCCCGACGCCGAAGGGAAAGCCGAGGCCAAGCGCCTGCTGAAGGCGGTCGAGGCCGACACCGAGCGCGCTCGCGCCGAGGCGGCGCTCGCCCGCAAGCGCGAGGGAGTCGAACGACTGAACCGACAGCTAGCCGACGCGAAACAGCGCCGCCAGCAGACGCGCGAACGCATCGAAGCGATGGAGTACACCGTCGAACGCCTCGAAGCCGCCGACGCCGACCAGCTAGTCGTGCAGCGTCTCGAAGGCGGCGTCTCGCTGGGCGTTCCCGCCGACGAGCGCGAGGAGGTTCGTGAGGACCTCCGCGAGCGCACCCAGCATCTCGAACAGCAACTCGAAACCGTCGACGCCGCATCGAGGCCCTCGAACGCGGCCTGCGGAAAGACCGCATCGCACTCGACTACCTGCAGAATCACACGGACCTGGTGACTGACCAATGACTACTAACGCGATAAATCGAGAATCGTACGTCTGGCAGGACAAAGGAACGCCGCCGGCAAAGGGAGACGAGATATACGTCGCGGGCGACCAGCCCGTCGCCGCCTACGACAACTGGGCGATGTGGGCCGTCACGACCGACATCAAGCGCCTCGACGCTAGGCTCGCTGACCACGCGCACTTCCACGAGGCCGGAGCGGAGGACCCAATCGACCTCGACGGCCTCAGCATCGGGAAAAAATCCTCCGAGACCATCGCCGAGACGTCGTCGCCCGCGTCGTTCACGTTCTCGGGGTCCGAGAAACGCGACCTCCACGTGAAGACCGTCGTGACACTGTCGAACGCCAGCGGCTCGTCGACGACCGAGGACGTCACCGTCGCGCTGTACGACGGGACCGACGCTACCGGGTCGCTCATCGCCTCCCAGACCAAGAGCGTGACCATCGCCGACGGGTCGTCGAGTACGGTGACGTTCCTCCACCAGAACGAGAAACTCGACGACGGCGACCACTACGTCGAGATTACGACGTCGGGAACCGCACTCTCGGTCGACCAGACCGTCGAGCACGTGCTCAGTTGCCAGTACGTCTTTCAGAAGTCGGCGACCGGCGACCTCCAGTTCACGGACCATCACGGCACGGTCTACGCCGAGCGAGACGGTGCCAGCGGCTACTGGACGACGTTCACGGGGTTCGACACCAACGTCGACTTCCTGTTCAATTCGCTGGAGAAAGTGGGCGACGTCAACGCCGACAACGTTCGCGGCCGGAACGAGGAACTCGGAATCCGAACTAAAGGGAGTGGCACCGCGCAGGTCACGCTCTACGACGAGAACGGCGGACAGGATATCGCACGCGCTCGCGAGGGCGGCGAGTTCGAGGTCCCCAACGGCCCGCTCTCGGTCGGCGCCGACGTTCGGACAACCGGCGGTACCACGGTCTGGGACGCCGCGAACGGCTACGTCCCACAGGGGAGTCTCGAAAACGACGCCCTGAGCGTCAGCTACGGCAGTCACCTCTCGGGTGACGGGTCGGTCGCGCTCGGCGGCACGCTGAACCTGTCGGTGGACGACGACTTCGTCCAGAACTCCGGCGACACGATGGCTGGCACCCTCGACATGGGCGGCAACGACCTCGCCGACGGCGGAACGACCGTCTGGGACGCCGCGAACGGGTACGTCCCCGAATCGTCGCTCCAGACGCTGTCGAACGCGGCGCTCTCGAACAGCGCCATCTCAACGAGCTTCGGCAGGCACCTCTCTGGCGACGGGTCGGTCGCACTCGGCGGCACGCTGAACCTGTCGGTGGACGACGACTTCGTCCAGAACTCCGGCGATGCCATGACCGGCAACCTCGACATGGGAAGCAACGCAACGCAGTACGGCGACTTCGAGGTCCGCGAGAACAGCACTACCAACGCTCTGGAGTTCAACTACACCGCCTAGCAATGTCTCTCGCAGCAGTCTGGTCGTTCGACGGGACGCTGGCCGACGAGAGCGGCAACGGCAACGACGGCTCCGGGTCGGTCAGCTACACTGCTGGCAAGCGCGGACAGGCGCTCGTCGGCGACGGCTCCACGGTGACCGTTCCGGTCTCGTCGTCCATCGAGAACGTCTTCACCGGCGACGAACTCACCGTCTCGGTCTGGTGGAAGCAGACTAGCCACACCGACAGCGACGACTGGGGGGACATCCTCGAATACACCGACGTCGACGGGGCTTCCCGCCGCCTCGAACGCGGCGACGCCAACGCTAGTAGTGAAGCGGACTTCTGGTGTAACTTCGGCGAGGCCTCCAACCGGATATCCGCGACCGGACTGGGCGTGGGGAGCGGCGAGTGGTTCCACCTCGTCGTCCGGCGCACCTCGTCCGAGCGGAGCGCGTGGGTGAACGGTTCGAAGGTCGTCTCTGAGTCCGTCTCGGGGTCGGTCGTCGGCATCGACGCGAGCAACGACCTCCGCATCAATTACCACGCGTCCGGGAGCGACGTCGGCGAGACTCGACTGTACGACCGCGCGCTCTCGGAGCAGGAGATACAACAGCTCAGTCGCGCACCCGTCGGCCAGTGGAAGCTCAACGGGACGGCGACCGACAACACTGTATACGGCAACGACGGCACGGTGTA is a window from the Halorussus sp. MSC15.2 genome containing:
- a CDS encoding GPW/gp25 family protein — translated: MAQFGKTLALESNGDLEVNELNTLSWVRGPEAVVQDLKVTLATRQGEDPFDPDHGLDTFAATGTAESRLKLEIVQTLNRDDRVNKVDEVRIDRDPDSRKTSATVQVTLVDGSQHVFEVAQ
- a CDS encoding baseplate J/gp47 family protein; its protein translation is MSYGVQNDGTFERKHIDDVQDSLVNKLQQEAGENIDLAQSSPVKQLLDTVALEVAGLWEAAEENYYASYYEDAFGTQLDNLLSLAGMSRIPRRSATGEVKFYSNPKNSTDKTIPKGTEVTTPSTDQAPPIPFKTVEEATLSGTNKDTSTSVLVPIEAKKPWETEVDEEWLGEKTNVASDTITELTEPISGVDRVTNPEPTGKPDKFVEGRDRETDAEFKLRYENTFAKSGDATMDAVRSEIFNAASDIENVHIEENVTMNDNTDSGGLPPKSFRATVHGGTADKIAQAIFDSRPAGIRSYGNESGTAETTDGVTKTEQFQRASQVNVYADVTVTTTDTFPGDGATRIRDNIIHYVGGTDSSDLAFPGTGIGEDVVYDQVFAAIMSVTGIREVDLTLGTSDAPTGTSNVSVGQTKVARTDANWLDVTVS